The genome window GCCTGAAAAACGTCAAGCTCCTTCTGATGGACGCCCAAAATTTGGAGTTTGAAGACGAGGGCTTTGACACCGTTGTGAGTACTTTCGTCTTCTGCATCCACGATACGGGAGACGCAGAGAAACATCGAGATAGCCGGGTTCAGGATAGAGCATGTTGAGAATCTCTTCTTTGATATTGTGAGGCTTATCATAGCCACAAAACCACAGATATGCCGGAAGGCAGCCGGCAGGCCGAAAAGCTGCTGCTTTTTGAGGAGTAATGGTAGATACATGGAGGCAGATCTATTTCCCATTTTTGTCCAAAACCGTTTATTTCAAACCTCTCGTTAAATAGAGCCGAATTATTTTCTCTTTCGTCAAAAGGACAGCTCTCATGCCGAAAAGTATATATATGCATCTTTATTCATCAATGAGCAGGTGATGGGCATGATAATAGAAAATTATACAAAATTGGGTACTTATGACGACATCGTTCAAACGATAGGCAACACACCCCTGGTGAGGCTGAGGAAGATCGAGGGGTACTTCAACCTCAAAAACGAGCTCTACGCCAAGGTGGAGTTCTTCAACCCCGGGGGGAGCATAAAGGACAGGATAGGCAAGTACATGATCGAGGGAGCAAAGAGGGATGGCAAGATCGTCGAAGGCGGCGTGATAGTCGAGCCCACCTCGGGCAACACGGGTGTCGGCCTTGCTCTGGTCGCGGCGGACGAGGGCTACATGACGGTCTTCACGATGCCGGACAAGATGAGCACCGAGAAGGAGCTCCTCCTCAAGGCCATGGGGGCTTTCATCATAAGAACTCCCACCGCGGTGGCTCCAGGCGATCCAAACTCCTACTATAAGGTGGCCGAAGCGGTAAGGAACCTCATCTGGAAGAGGGGAAGGGCGGTAACCAGAGAGGAGCTTAAGGAGATAGTCGAGTACGTTCAGCGGCTCGTTGATGAAGAGAGGCTCGATGAGCTCAGGGCGATCCTTGAGGAGGAAGTCGAGGAAACGCCCTACGCCTACATCCCCAACCAG of Thermococcus sp. JdF3 contains these proteins:
- a CDS encoding PLP-dependent cysteine synthase family protein, producing MGMIIENYTKLGTYDDIVQTIGNTPLVRLRKIEGYFNLKNELYAKVEFFNPGGSIKDRIGKYMIEGAKRDGKIVEGGVIVEPTSGNTGVGLALVAADEGYMTVFTMPDKMSTEKELLLKAMGAFIIRTPTAVAPGDPNSYYKVAEAVRNLIWKRGRAVTREELKEIVEYVQRLVDEERLDELRAILEEEVEETPYAYIPNQYFNRHNPLAHYETTAREIWEQTGGEIDYLFAGIGTGGTITGIGRYLKERKKGVKIIGVDPVGSIYNLVKKGMSLEEALKKAHPYLVEGIGEDLLPETVDLSLVDDMVVVNDQQAFSMTRFLARKEGILAGGSSGAALYGTIKYLKEKGIEGKKVVVIFPDTGRNYLTKVFNDEWLIANGFEVDDEKVLGVLR